TGGCCGAGAGGCAGTTCGTCCCAGCCTTGTCTCATACGGTCAACTCCTCGAAGTTCTCCTGAATCCTCACCGCCGTCATTCCGGCGGAAGCCGGAATCCAGTCAGAGTATCGATGCATAAAGGTCCTGCCAGGTGGGATTGGTCTTCTCGATTAGCTCTAACTTCCATTTGCGCTTCCATTCCTTAATCGCCTTTTCGCGGCGGATGGCCGACTCCATCGTTTCGTGTAACTCAAACCAAACCAG
The sequence above is a segment of the Candidatus Methylomirabilota bacterium genome. Coding sequences within it:
- a CDS encoding GIY-YIG nuclease family protein translates to MTEGFTKRYGAHRLVWFELHETMESAIRREKAIKEWKRKWKLELIEKTNPTWQDLYASIL